In Chloroflexota bacterium, a single window of DNA contains:
- a CDS encoding Lrp/AsnC ligand binding domain-containing protein, producing the protein MAVKAYILIETHVGKTKEIAEAIGELAGVISVDTVTGPYDAIATIEGETLNDIGDLVTSKFHSINDISRTVMCVAVRSS; encoded by the coding sequence ATATACTAATCGAGACACATGTAGGAAAGACAAAAGAGATTGCCGAGGCTATAGGTGAATTGGCAGGGGTGATATCGGTTGATACTGTAACTGGGCCGTATGATGCTATCGCCACAATAGAGGGAGAAACTTTAAACGATATTGGCGACCTAGTTACGTCAAAGTTTCATTCCATTAATGACATTTCGAGAACTGTGATGTGCGTTGCAGTAAGAAGTTCCTAA